The Urbifossiella limnaea genome has a window encoding:
- a CDS encoding L-lactate MFS transporter, with translation MGQPGRVPGRAWVVTGAGVAVNLCLGILYAWSVWKGALLAPKGSSPGDPMTGANAGWHYLSDAEATWAYAICGFTFALFMIPGGRLQDRYGPRAGATLAGLCLGLGCVVAGVMKSYLGLVVGFGLLGGIGMGLGYAAATPAAVRWFGPHRRGLIVGLVVGGYGGAAVYIAPLAKQLIAEGGLTTSFVALGVLFATVIVLAAQFLKMPPSDYVPPGAAVGSAAAAKPAIADVPASQVVRTWQFPALVALFVGSAQAGLLVIANAAPILNKTASGIAFFAANAWLLAAYGGIVNASGRVGTGTYSDRVGRVNAFGLNGLAAAGCLFALPAVIAAENVWLLFLMVGVVYWQYGGTLALMPAWTADFFGAKNLGLNYGLVFLGWGIAFFVPQIAGFIKDATGTLDGAFYLSGGLLVAAVVGSRFVVKPS, from the coding sequence ATGGGACAGCCGGGGCGGGTGCCGGGCCGGGCGTGGGTGGTCACCGGGGCCGGCGTGGCGGTGAACCTGTGCCTCGGCATCCTCTACGCGTGGAGCGTCTGGAAGGGCGCGCTCCTCGCCCCGAAGGGAAGCTCGCCCGGCGACCCGATGACCGGCGCGAACGCCGGCTGGCACTACCTGTCGGACGCCGAGGCGACGTGGGCCTACGCCATCTGCGGGTTCACGTTCGCCCTGTTCATGATCCCCGGCGGACGGCTCCAGGACCGCTACGGCCCGCGCGCCGGCGCCACCCTCGCCGGGCTCTGCCTCGGCCTCGGGTGCGTCGTCGCCGGCGTGATGAAGAGCTACCTCGGCCTGGTCGTCGGATTCGGGCTGTTGGGGGGCATCGGCATGGGGCTCGGGTACGCGGCGGCAACGCCGGCGGCCGTGCGCTGGTTCGGGCCGCACCGTCGCGGGCTGATCGTCGGGCTCGTCGTCGGCGGCTACGGCGGGGCCGCGGTGTACATCGCCCCGCTGGCAAAGCAGTTAATCGCCGAAGGCGGGCTGACCACCAGCTTCGTCGCCCTCGGCGTCCTGTTCGCCACCGTCATCGTTCTCGCCGCGCAGTTCCTGAAGATGCCGCCGAGTGACTACGTGCCGCCGGGCGCGGCCGTCGGCAGCGCGGCCGCTGCGAAGCCCGCGATCGCGGACGTGCCGGCGTCGCAGGTGGTGCGGACGTGGCAGTTCCCGGCGCTGGTCGCCCTGTTCGTCGGGTCGGCGCAGGCGGGGCTGTTGGTGATCGCCAACGCGGCCCCGATCCTGAACAAGACGGCGAGCGGCATCGCCTTCTTCGCCGCGAACGCCTGGCTGCTGGCGGCCTACGGCGGCATCGTGAACGCGAGCGGCCGGGTTGGCACCGGCACCTACTCGGACCGCGTCGGTCGGGTGAACGCCTTCGGCCTGAACGGCCTGGCTGCCGCGGGGTGCCTTTTCGCGCTGCCGGCCGTGATCGCCGCCGAGAACGTGTGGTTGCTGTTCCTCATGGTCGGCGTGGTGTACTGGCAGTACGGCGGGACGCTGGCCCTGATGCCGGCGTGGACGGCCGACTTCTTCGGCGCGAAGAACCTGGGCCTGAACTACGGGCTGGTGTTCCTCGGCTGGGGGATCGCGTTCTTCGTCCCGCAGATCGCCGGGTTCATCAAGGACGCCACCGGCACGCTCGACGGCGCGTTCTATCTGTCGGGCGGGCTGCTCGTCGCGGCGGTGGTGGGGAGTCGGTTTGTCGTGAAGCCGAGTTGA
- a CDS encoding SMP-30/gluconolactonase/LRE family protein — translation MRPLVLSLLVLPAAFAQDADPIFEPGAKLTVLAAKDSAGEGPAWDPELGVLTSGHAGVHRFSPDGTSSVWREKAGTNGLLFDRQGRLIACEPVARRVTRTDRDGKVTVLTDSFGGKKYNQPNDLTVDSKGRVYFSDPRYGPRDDMQQRDAAGNTIEGVYRIDPDGRVHRVIGREVERANGVLVSADDKFLFVADNNNGVGGARKLWRFDLKPDGTVGDKKLLYDWGTGRGPDGVKQDAKGRLYVAGGLNKPNPPAEPAADVKGGIYVIDPADGKKLAFLPVPTDEVTNCAFGGADRRTLYVTGGGVLYSTRTTTPGRVLWPVR, via the coding sequence ATGCGCCCGCTCGTCCTCTCGCTGCTCGTCCTCCCCGCCGCGTTCGCGCAAGACGCCGACCCGATCTTCGAACCCGGCGCGAAGCTCACCGTCCTCGCCGCGAAGGACTCGGCCGGCGAAGGCCCGGCGTGGGACCCCGAACTCGGCGTCCTCACCAGCGGACACGCCGGCGTACACCGCTTCTCGCCCGACGGCACCTCGTCGGTCTGGCGCGAGAAGGCCGGCACCAACGGCCTCCTGTTCGACCGCCAGGGCCGGCTCATCGCCTGCGAGCCGGTGGCGCGCCGCGTCACCCGCACCGACCGCGACGGCAAGGTGACCGTGCTCACCGACTCGTTCGGCGGCAAGAAGTACAACCAGCCGAACGACCTGACCGTGGACTCGAAGGGCCGCGTCTACTTCTCCGACCCGCGCTACGGCCCGCGCGACGACATGCAACAGCGCGATGCCGCCGGCAACACCATCGAGGGCGTCTACCGCATCGACCCGGACGGCCGCGTTCACCGCGTGATCGGCCGCGAAGTCGAACGCGCCAACGGCGTGCTCGTGTCGGCGGACGACAAGTTCCTGTTCGTGGCGGACAACAACAACGGCGTCGGCGGCGCCCGCAAGCTGTGGCGGTTCGACCTGAAGCCGGACGGCACGGTCGGCGACAAGAAGCTGCTGTACGACTGGGGCACCGGCCGCGGCCCGGACGGCGTGAAGCAAGACGCGAAGGGTCGGCTGTACGTCGCCGGCGGGCTGAACAAGCCGAACCCGCCCGCCGAGCCCGCCGCCGACGTGAAGGGCGGCATCTACGTCATCGACCCCGCCGACGGGAAGAAGCTGGCGTTCCTTCCGGTGCCGACGGACGAGGTGACGAACTGCGCCTTCGGCGGCGCCGACCGGCGGACGCTGTACGTGACCGGTGGCGGCGTGTTGTACTCGACCCGCACCACGACGCCGGGCCGCGTGCTATGGCCGGTGCGGTAA
- a CDS encoding Gfo/Idh/MocA family protein: MPRVSRRAFAASAAALPAASYAQIPGANDRVRLGCIGVGNRGDQLLDAFLTHADQQVVAVADVNAPYLPAAAAKVAKASGSSPDTVKEYRRVLDRRDVDAVVIATPDHWHALQFVDACHAGKHVYCEKPLSLTISEGRRMADVARQTRRVTQVGLHRRSSPLVAEAVKLIRDGAIGKVTVAKCYHHRNETPMGIGAPADGEPPAGLDYELWLGPAPKVPFNRNKVLYKFRWFWDYSGGQLTNFGTHYLDVIQWALNQEAPKAVACLGGRFGTEDNRQIPDTLEAVWQYDGCLVTFSQFNCNAAAGNVKSGTIEFRGTQGTLVLNDAATVLEILPENVRVEELPALSPLEREANAKQGRAVRQARMPDVRRAAGDPTPLHARSFLDGVKTGSATTCPAEVGHRSTTATLLARVALMQGKTLQWDAKAERITNDADSNRLLGYEYRAPYKLG, encoded by the coding sequence ATGCCCCGCGTTTCCCGCCGCGCGTTCGCCGCGAGCGCAGCCGCGCTCCCCGCCGCCAGCTACGCGCAAATCCCCGGCGCCAACGACCGCGTGCGGCTCGGCTGCATCGGCGTCGGCAACCGCGGCGACCAGCTCCTCGACGCCTTCCTCACCCACGCGGACCAGCAGGTCGTCGCCGTCGCCGACGTGAACGCGCCGTACCTCCCCGCCGCGGCCGCGAAGGTGGCGAAGGCGAGCGGCTCCAGCCCCGACACGGTGAAGGAGTACCGCCGCGTCCTCGACCGCCGCGACGTGGACGCGGTTGTGATCGCCACGCCCGACCACTGGCACGCGCTGCAGTTCGTGGACGCCTGCCACGCCGGCAAGCACGTCTACTGCGAGAAGCCGCTGAGCCTCACGATCTCGGAAGGCCGCCGCATGGCCGACGTGGCCCGGCAGACGCGCCGCGTCACGCAGGTCGGCCTGCACCGACGTAGCTCGCCGCTCGTCGCCGAGGCGGTGAAGCTCATCCGCGACGGCGCCATCGGCAAGGTGACGGTGGCAAAGTGCTACCACCACCGGAACGAGACGCCGATGGGCATCGGCGCCCCCGCCGACGGGGAGCCGCCCGCCGGCCTCGACTACGAGCTGTGGCTCGGGCCGGCGCCGAAGGTGCCGTTCAACCGGAACAAGGTGCTGTACAAGTTCCGCTGGTTCTGGGACTACAGCGGCGGCCAGCTCACGAACTTCGGAACGCACTACCTCGACGTCATCCAGTGGGCGCTCAACCAGGAGGCGCCGAAGGCGGTGGCGTGCCTGGGCGGCCGGTTCGGGACGGAGGACAACCGCCAGATCCCCGACACGCTCGAGGCGGTGTGGCAGTACGACGGCTGCCTGGTGACGTTCAGCCAGTTCAACTGCAACGCCGCGGCGGGGAACGTGAAGTCGGGCACGATCGAGTTCCGCGGCACCCAGGGCACGCTCGTCCTCAACGACGCGGCGACGGTGCTGGAGATCCTCCCCGAGAACGTCCGCGTGGAGGAGTTGCCGGCGCTGAGCCCGCTGGAGCGCGAGGCGAACGCGAAGCAGGGCCGGGCCGTGCGTCAGGCGCGGATGCCGGACGTCCGCAGGGCTGCCGGCGACCCGACGCCGCTCCACGCCCGCAGCTTCCTCGACGGCGTGAAGACCGGCTCGGCGACGACGTGCCCGGCGGAGGTCGGCCACCGCTCGACGACGGCGACGCTCCTGGCCCGGGTGGCGCTCATGCAGGGGAAGACGCTGCAGTGGGACGCGAAGGCCGAGCGGATCACGAACGACGCCGACAGCAACCGGCTGCTGGGCTACGAGTACCGGGCGCCGTACAAGCTGGGGTGA
- a CDS encoding serine/threonine-protein kinase, with the protein MTAPSAAPTVTAAALPAATAPWAAGPTAGPGFDDEVRVLLRSRLILVHLLALLCVGLLQVLSWSTPNNNPLFRPDQGNPWLLAPPFAECLGGAVVLWLRPGLTLRALRGWEFVHFATLVAFFGWLRYVMLAHTAWLTPDPQITVGFYGLATLPLFTTTIVAYGVLVPNTRRRSLSAVAAIAAVPFLAAAAAAWTTPGLRDDLVPLLVQAAALLAFPAAIAVFAAARVSALQRRAFEAERRAERVGQYALKRKLGEGGMGEVWLAEHALLKRPCAVKFVRPEAAAHPAAAARFEREVRAVTGLSHANTVRVYDYGRADDGSFYLVMEYLDGPTLEALVRDAGPLPPGRAVYLLRQLCGALAEAHAAGLVHRDLKPGNVIVAALGGERDVAKLLDFGLVQDLSADPDARLTRAGTVMGTPAYMSPEQAAGEADVDARSDVYSLGAVAFFALAGRPPFQAKGLGQLLAAHRAEPAPPLADVRADVPADLAAVVARCLAKPPAERHGSAAELGQALAACACAGWSPDRAAGAG; encoded by the coding sequence ATGACCGCCCCGAGCGCCGCGCCGACCGTGACCGCGGCGGCCCTGCCGGCCGCCACCGCCCCCTGGGCCGCCGGGCCGACCGCCGGCCCGGGGTTCGACGACGAAGTCCGCGTCCTCCTCCGGTCGCGGCTGATCCTCGTCCACCTCCTCGCGCTGCTGTGCGTCGGCCTCCTCCAGGTTCTCAGCTGGTCCACCCCGAACAACAACCCGCTGTTCCGCCCGGACCAGGGGAACCCGTGGCTCCTGGCCCCGCCGTTTGCCGAGTGCCTGGGCGGGGCGGTGGTGCTGTGGCTGCGGCCCGGGCTCACCCTCCGCGCCCTCCGCGGGTGGGAGTTCGTCCACTTCGCCACCCTCGTCGCCTTCTTCGGGTGGCTCCGGTACGTGATGCTGGCGCATACCGCCTGGCTCACCCCCGACCCGCAGATCACCGTCGGGTTCTACGGGCTGGCCACCCTGCCCTTGTTCACCACCACCATTGTCGCCTACGGGGTGCTCGTCCCGAACACCCGGCGGCGGAGCCTGAGCGCGGTGGCGGCCATCGCCGCGGTGCCGTTCCTGGCGGCGGCCGCGGCCGCGTGGACCACCCCCGGGCTCCGCGACGACCTCGTCCCGCTGCTCGTCCAGGCGGCGGCGCTCCTGGCGTTCCCGGCGGCCATCGCGGTGTTCGCGGCCGCGCGGGTGTCGGCCCTCCAGCGGCGGGCGTTCGAGGCCGAGCGGCGGGCCGAGCGGGTCGGCCAGTACGCCCTCAAGCGGAAGCTCGGCGAGGGCGGCATGGGCGAGGTGTGGCTGGCCGAGCACGCGCTGCTCAAGCGGCCGTGCGCCGTCAAGTTCGTCCGCCCCGAGGCCGCCGCCCACCCGGCCGCCGCCGCCCGGTTCGAGCGGGAGGTCCGGGCCGTCACCGGGCTGTCGCACGCCAACACGGTCCGCGTCTACGACTACGGCCGGGCCGACGACGGCAGCTTCTACCTCGTCATGGAGTACCTCGACGGCCCGACCCTGGAGGCGCTCGTCCGCGACGCCGGCCCCCTCCCCCCGGGGCGGGCCGTGTACCTCCTGCGGCAGCTGTGCGGGGCACTGGCCGAGGCGCACGCGGCCGGGCTCGTCCACCGCGACCTCAAGCCCGGGAACGTCATCGTCGCCGCCCTCGGCGGGGAGCGAGACGTGGCGAAGTTGCTCGACTTCGGGCTGGTGCAGGACCTCTCGGCCGACCCGGACGCCCGGCTCACGCGGGCGGGCACGGTCATGGGGACGCCGGCGTACATGAGTCCGGAACAGGCGGCCGGCGAGGCCGACGTGGACGCCCGCAGCGACGTGTACAGCCTGGGGGCGGTGGCGTTCTTCGCGCTCGCCGGGCGGCCGCCCTTCCAGGCGAAGGGGCTCGGCCAGCTCCTGGCCGCGCACCGCGCGGAGCCCGCGCCGCCCCTGGCGGACGTGCGCGCGGACGTGCCAGCCGACCTCGCCGCGGTGGTGGCCCGGTGCCTGGCGAAGCCCCCGGCCGAGCGGCACGGGTCGGCCGCCGAGTTGGGTCAGGCGCTGGCCGCGTGCGCGTGCGCCGGTTGGTCACCCGACCGCGCCGCCGGGGCCGGGTGA
- a CDS encoding PVC-type heme-binding CxxCH protein, translated as MTRWLAAALLLIAAGPAAAQLPPDKTLASMKVADGLQVELFAHEPMVINPTNLDVDHKGRVWVAEAVNYRRKGFGRPMLRNEGDRIQVLIDETGAGKATKAVTFYQGQELYGPLSVTVIPQADGKVLRVLVCQSPDILEFWDKDGDLKADGPPTKFLTGFRGFDHDHGVHGLTVGPDGKLYFTVGDSGVGGLQSKDGKGRKWESNTTDCRAGTVWRCDQDGTNLELVAHNFRNNYEACVDSFGEVWLSDNDDDGNQQTRICYVMPGGNYGYNPRGPGQTHWHEEQPGIVHKAMRTGFGSPTGITFYEGSLLPEKYRGHLLHCDAGPREVRAFFRKPKGTGYELDKEVILTSSDTWFRPSGVRVAPDGSVFVCDWYDPGVGGHGMGDWKMGRVFRIYPSGHDGYKVPEVKLDTKEGVLAALGSPNQATRTAVLTKLESMPPAAAVGQVVDGLTRSSTISQARAFFTLDQLTARRRDGQQANLPAGAEAKLVDFLRFKAEDRQFGTAMARTQAMDKYPLGFGSGEEQDWTKWVETRDPAMVREFLVTLRLVPTQYAKKYVPLAAKRYDGQDHFYRAALNIACGTDPARRDAILADFDKHFPTWDDKVADLVWELRPKSVLPRLPALLTDAKLTAAQKARVVDILAVSDDPKAGAAMLSVLRGDAAPEVKARALDQLRLFLPTKWNGLRTSPDLTAAIDGLLNTPATRLTGLQLIAAAGNTSRAPVVTAIADDKAAAAEVRTEAVRTLGKLKSAASVDALAALAKAGPPVGTEAVNALGGLVGTSPKLDDTATKALTALQGLVESKDAQRAALGALAGTRAGTVWLLDQHAAKKLPAPLVAEAGQLLRNSPFQGERNRAMVLFPAPGRLDLKNLPPMATLVARTGDAARGKAVWDASLTGAAQCAKCHTVRGVGGQVGPDLSMIGKKASRENLFDSILDPSKAIADQHTSYTLTTAAGLTVTGLLVNDTPQAVTLRDANGKDTSIPKADIDGEVRKSKVSLMPQDVVAALSADELVDLVTYMQTLQTAAYTPEAFRVAGPFPAATMTEALAKEHGPEKAAFDPAAKFGAVAWRTIRPDTKGYVDLAGLHGIAGKQSASYLVAEIDSPDEQNAQVLLGIDDSAVLWLNGREVFRHADMRAAAPGQHTVAVRLTKGKNTVLLKVANGDNPHGAYFTLLSGTEVRAAR; from the coding sequence ATGACCCGTTGGCTCGCCGCCGCCCTCCTGCTGATCGCCGCCGGCCCCGCCGCCGCGCAGCTGCCGCCCGACAAAACCCTCGCCTCCATGAAGGTTGCCGACGGCCTCCAGGTCGAGCTGTTCGCCCACGAACCGATGGTCATCAACCCGACCAACCTCGACGTGGACCACAAGGGCCGCGTCTGGGTCGCCGAGGCCGTGAACTACCGCCGCAAGGGGTTCGGCCGCCCGATGCTCCGCAACGAGGGCGACCGCATCCAGGTGCTCATCGACGAGACGGGCGCCGGCAAGGCCACGAAAGCCGTCACGTTCTACCAGGGGCAGGAACTGTACGGGCCGCTCAGCGTCACGGTCATCCCGCAGGCCGACGGCAAGGTGTTGCGGGTGCTCGTCTGCCAGTCGCCGGACATCCTCGAATTCTGGGACAAGGACGGCGACCTGAAGGCCGACGGCCCGCCGACGAAGTTCCTCACCGGCTTCCGCGGCTTCGACCACGACCACGGCGTCCACGGCCTCACCGTCGGCCCGGACGGCAAGCTGTACTTCACCGTCGGCGACAGCGGCGTGGGCGGGTTGCAGTCGAAGGACGGCAAGGGGCGCAAGTGGGAGTCGAACACCACCGACTGCCGCGCCGGTACCGTGTGGCGGTGCGACCAGGACGGCACCAACCTCGAACTCGTGGCCCACAACTTCCGCAACAACTACGAGGCCTGCGTCGACTCGTTCGGCGAGGTGTGGCTGAGCGACAACGACGACGACGGCAACCAGCAGACGCGCATCTGCTACGTGATGCCCGGCGGCAACTACGGCTACAACCCGCGCGGCCCCGGCCAGACGCACTGGCACGAGGAGCAGCCGGGGATCGTCCACAAGGCGATGCGGACGGGGTTCGGCAGCCCGACCGGGATCACGTTCTACGAGGGCTCGCTGCTGCCGGAGAAGTACCGCGGCCACCTGCTCCACTGCGACGCCGGGCCGCGCGAGGTGCGGGCGTTCTTCCGCAAGCCGAAGGGCACCGGCTACGAGCTGGACAAGGAGGTGATCCTGACCAGTTCCGACACCTGGTTCCGCCCGAGCGGCGTGCGGGTGGCGCCGGACGGCAGCGTGTTCGTGTGCGACTGGTACGACCCCGGCGTCGGCGGCCACGGCATGGGCGACTGGAAGATGGGCCGCGTCTTCCGCATCTACCCGTCCGGCCACGACGGCTACAAGGTGCCGGAGGTGAAGCTCGACACGAAGGAGGGCGTGCTGGCGGCGCTCGGCTCGCCCAACCAGGCAACGCGCACAGCGGTGCTTACGAAGCTAGAATCCATGCCACCCGCTGCCGCGGTTGGACAGGTAGTGGATGGACTAACACGCTCGTCAACGATCTCTCAGGCCCGGGCGTTCTTTACATTGGATCAACTAACCGCTCGCCGACGAGACGGCCAGCAAGCCAATCTGCCAGCCGGGGCAGAGGCCAAGCTGGTAGACTTTCTCCGATTTAAGGCAGAAGACCGCCAATTCGGAACGGCCATGGCCCGCACCCAAGCCATGGACAAGTATCCCCTCGGCTTCGGGTCCGGCGAGGAGCAAGATTGGACGAAGTGGGTCGAAACACGTGACCCCGCTATGGTCCGGGAATTCCTGGTCACACTGCGGTTGGTTCCGACCCAATACGCGAAGAAGTATGTGCCGCTCGCTGCCAAGAGGTACGACGGCCAGGATCACTTCTACCGGGCCGCGCTGAACATCGCCTGCGGCACCGACCCGGCCCGGCGCGACGCCATCCTCGCCGACTTCGACAAGCACTTCCCGACGTGGGACGACAAGGTCGCCGACCTGGTATGGGAGCTGCGGCCGAAGTCGGTCCTGCCGCGGCTGCCGGCGCTCCTCACCGACGCCAAGCTCACCGCCGCCCAGAAGGCGCGCGTCGTGGACATCCTCGCCGTCAGCGACGACCCGAAGGCTGGCGCCGCCATGCTGTCCGTCCTCCGGGGCGACGCCGCCCCCGAGGTGAAGGCGCGGGCGCTCGACCAACTCCGGCTGTTCCTGCCGACGAAGTGGAACGGCCTCCGCACCAGCCCCGACCTCACCGCCGCCATCGACGGGTTGCTGAACACCCCCGCCACGCGGCTCACCGGCCTCCAGCTGATCGCCGCCGCGGGCAACACCAGCCGCGCCCCGGTCGTGACCGCGATTGCCGACGACAAGGCCGCCGCCGCGGAGGTCCGCACCGAGGCCGTACGCACGCTCGGCAAGCTGAAGTCGGCCGCGTCCGTGGACGCGCTGGCGGCGCTGGCGAAGGCCGGCCCGCCGGTCGGCACCGAAGCCGTGAACGCCCTCGGCGGGCTCGTCGGCACGAGCCCCAAGCTCGACGACACCGCCACCAAGGCGCTGACGGCGCTGCAAGGGCTGGTCGAGAGCAAGGACGCCCAGCGGGCGGCGCTCGGGGCGCTCGCCGGCACTCGCGCCGGCACCGTCTGGCTGCTCGACCAGCACGCCGCGAAGAAGCTGCCGGCGCCTCTCGTGGCTGAGGCCGGGCAGCTGCTCCGCAACAGCCCGTTCCAGGGCGAGCGGAACCGCGCGATGGTGCTGTTCCCCGCCCCCGGTCGGCTCGACCTGAAGAACCTGCCGCCGATGGCCACGCTTGTTGCCCGCACCGGCGACGCCGCCCGCGGCAAGGCGGTGTGGGACGCCTCGCTCACTGGCGCGGCGCAGTGCGCCAAGTGCCACACCGTCCGCGGCGTCGGCGGGCAGGTCGGGCCGGACCTGTCGATGATCGGCAAGAAGGCGAGCCGCGAGAACCTGTTCGACTCGATCCTCGACCCGTCGAAGGCCATCGCCGACCAGCACACGTCGTACACCCTCACCACCGCGGCCGGGCTGACCGTGACCGGGCTGCTGGTGAACGACACCCCGCAGGCGGTCACCCTCCGCGACGCCAACGGCAAGGACACGTCGATCCCGAAGGCGGACATCGACGGCGAGGTGCGGAAGTCGAAGGTGTCGCTGATGCCGCAGGACGTGGTGGCGGCGCTGAGCGCCGACGAGCTGGTGGACCTCGTCACCTACATGCAGACGCTCCAGACCGCGGCGTACACGCCGGAGGCGTTCCGCGTCGCGGGGCCGTTCCCGGCCGCGACGATGACCGAGGCGCTGGCGAAGGAACACGGCCCCGAGAAGGCGGCGTTCGACCCGGCGGCGAAGTTCGGCGCCGTGGCGTGGCGCACGATCCGGCCCGACACGAAGGGCTACGTCGATCTCGCGGGGCTGCACGGCATCGCGGGGAAGCAGTCGGCGAGCTACCTGGTCGCCGAGATCGACTCGCCCGACGAGCAGAACGCGCAGGTGCTGCTGGGCATCGACGACAGCGCGGTCCTGTGGCTGAACGGCCGCGAGGTGTTCCGCCACGCGGACATGCGTGCCGCGGCGCCGGGCCAGCACACGGTAGCGGTGCGGCTGACGAAGGGGAAGAACACCGTGCTGCTGAAGGTGGCCAACGGCGACAATCCGCACGGGGCATACTTCACGCTGTTGAGCGGGACCGAGGTGCGTGCCGCGAGATAA